The Victivallis sp. Marseille-Q1083 genome has a window encoding:
- a CDS encoding ATP-binding protein — protein sequence MATKLNYRVDNNMEALVAFSELLHRERSYNELPLPVRYALDLAAEEMISNIIKYGYDDRNRHEIAVETVYGGGEVTLTLRDDGHPFDPLHDAAEADLTQDIAARPVGGVGILLTRQLTRQMRYRREGRYNVLTMVIGGK from the coding sequence GGAAGCGCTGGTGGCGTTTTCGGAATTGTTGCACCGGGAGCGCAGTTATAACGAGTTGCCGCTGCCGGTCCGTTATGCGTTGGATCTGGCGGCGGAGGAGATGATTTCAAATATCATCAAATATGGCTACGACGATCGAAACCGGCATGAAATTGCCGTAGAGACCGTCTATGGCGGCGGGGAGGTCACGTTGACCTTGCGGGATGACGGGCACCCGTTCGATCCGCTGCACGATGCGGCGGAAGCGGATTTGACGCAGGACATCGCCGCGCGGCCGGTCGGCGGGGTTGGGATCCTCCTGACCCGGCAACTGACCCGGCAGATGCGTTACCGTCGCGAAGGCCGGTACAATGTGTTGACGATGGTCATCGGTGGGAAATAA
- a CDS encoding STAS domain-containing protein, whose product MDISLKQADGYDLLCITGRLDAATAGEGERQITELTANTSRLLVDMAGLEYISSAGLRVLLIVAKKMGQRGGRLALCALTPGVKEVFDISGFSSIFKIFPTRPEGGAFLK is encoded by the coding sequence ATGGATATTTCACTGAAACAGGCGGACGGATATGACCTGTTGTGCATCACAGGTCGGTTGGATGCGGCGACGGCCGGGGAGGGCGAGCGGCAGATTACCGAATTGACGGCGAATACCTCCCGGTTGCTGGTGGACATGGCCGGGCTGGAATATATCAGCAGTGCCGGATTGCGGGTGTTGCTGATCGTCGCCAAGAAGATGGGCCAGCGCGGCGGACGGCTGGCTTTGTGTGCTTTGACTCCCGGAGTGAAAGAAGTTTTCGACATCAGCGGATTTTCTTCGATTTTCAAAATTTTTCCGACCCGGCCGGAAGGCGGCGCTTTTCTGAAGTAA
- the asnB gene encoding asparagine synthase (glutamine-hydrolyzing), whose product MCGIAGIFNEPSPAAAAAAIGQMNEAQRHRGPDEQGVWQEARGVLGHCRLAVVDLIGGHQPMSNADESVVLVFNGEIYNFPALRRELAADGVIFRNAGDTEVILHLYEKYGREAIGRLHGMFALAIYDRRREKVLLARDRLGQKPLLYRLDGKRLCFASEFAALKKISGCRWRLNYPAVDQFLALQYIPAPATVYLEVHKLLPGCWLEFDLNSGRTVLNRYWQPDYRHKLDISFEDAAVEVRRRLTEAVRKRLMADVPFGAFLSGGLDSAIVCSLMAELCDRPVSVFTVGFENTRYDERMLAARTARALEAKTNRRLSCRTRVVQPEDFELLRRLVRHYGEPFADASMLPTGLLCRFAAEELTVALSGDGADEIFAGYERYLAMKYLAAADRWPGGRALCRLAAGWTPGEVRSFRERLRRLLAAGALPELRRYPALLIHGGEAVRRALYQGRLAAVEAGGAEEYLAGLLRQATAVDPVEQCLECDLHGYLPNDILVKVDIASMAASLEVRSPFLDHELVEFAAALPLRFKQCGRSRKHILKAAFADLLPADLRNRRKRGFGVPVGEWFRGNWRMKLQEALLEGRLVSGGMMCREGIAALLETHCSGRGDWSYLLWSLLCLELFLEEEV is encoded by the coding sequence ATGTGCGGTATTGCCGGTATCTTCAATGAACCGTCTCCGGCTGCCGCTGCGGCGGCGATCGGGCAAATGAACGAGGCGCAGCGTCACCGCGGCCCGGATGAACAGGGTGTCTGGCAGGAGGCGCGCGGCGTGCTGGGGCATTGCCGGCTGGCGGTGGTCGATTTGATCGGCGGACATCAGCCGATGAGCAACGCCGATGAGTCGGTGGTTCTGGTTTTCAATGGTGAAATCTATAATTTCCCGGCGCTGCGCCGGGAACTGGCGGCCGATGGCGTAATCTTCCGCAACGCCGGCGATACCGAAGTGATTCTTCATCTGTATGAGAAATACGGTCGGGAGGCGATCGGCAGACTGCATGGCATGTTCGCCCTGGCGATTTACGACCGCCGCCGGGAAAAAGTATTGCTGGCGCGTGACCGGCTGGGACAGAAACCGCTGCTTTATCGGCTGGATGGCAAAAGGCTCTGTTTCGCCAGTGAATTTGCCGCTTTGAAAAAAATTTCCGGTTGCCGCTGGCGGCTCAATTACCCGGCGGTTGACCAGTTCCTGGCTTTGCAATATATCCCCGCCCCGGCAACCGTCTATCTGGAAGTTCATAAACTGTTGCCGGGCTGCTGGCTGGAGTTCGATCTGAACAGCGGACGAACCGTTTTGAACCGCTACTGGCAGCCGGATTACCGGCATAAACTGGACATTTCGTTCGAAGATGCGGCAGTCGAAGTGCGGCGGCGGCTGACCGAAGCGGTGCGCAAGCGATTGATGGCGGACGTGCCGTTCGGCGCTTTTTTGTCCGGCGGCCTGGATTCCGCTATTGTCTGCAGCCTGATGGCCGAACTTTGCGACCGGCCGGTCTCGGTGTTCACCGTCGGCTTTGAAAATACGCGCTATGACGAAAGGATGCTGGCCGCCCGGACGGCGCGGGCGCTGGAAGCGAAAACCAACCGCCGGCTGAGCTGCCGAACCCGGGTGGTTCAGCCGGAAGATTTTGAATTGCTGCGCCGTCTGGTCCGGCATTATGGCGAACCGTTTGCCGATGCGTCGATGCTGCCGACCGGTTTGTTGTGCCGGTTTGCCGCCGAAGAACTGACGGTGGCGCTGTCCGGTGACGGTGCCGATGAGATTTTCGCCGGTTACGAACGTTATCTGGCGATGAAGTATCTGGCGGCGGCGGACCGTTGGCCGGGCGGCCGGGCGCTTTGCCGTTTGGCCGCCGGATGGACGCCGGGCGAGGTGCGATCATTCCGGGAGCGGCTGCGGCGTCTGCTTGCCGCCGGCGCTTTGCCGGAATTGCGGCGTTATCCGGCGTTGTTGATTCACGGCGGAGAAGCGGTCCGCCGGGCGCTGTACCAAGGGCGGTTGGCGGCGGTGGAAGCGGGCGGCGCGGAGGAGTATCTTGCCGGCCTGCTGCGGCAGGCGACCGCCGTTGATCCGGTGGAACAATGTCTGGAGTGCGATTTACACGGTTACTTGCCGAATGATATCCTGGTCAAGGTGGACATTGCCTCAATGGCCGCTTCTCTGGAAGTACGCAGCCCGTTTCTCGACCATGAACTGGTGGAATTCGCGGCGGCGTTGCCGTTGCGCTTCAAGCAGTGCGGCCGTTCGCGCAAGCATATTTTAAAAGCGGCTTTTGCCGACCTGCTGCCGGCCGATTTGCGCAACCGGCGAAAACGCGGCTTCGGAGTGCCGGTCGGTGAATGGTTTCGCGGAAACTGGCGGATGAAATTACAGGAAGCGTTGCTGGAAGGCCGTTTGGTTTCCGGCGGCATGATGTGTCGGGAAGGCATTGCGGCGTTGCTGGAAACGCATTGCAGCGGCCGTGGCGATTGGAGTTATCTGCTGTGGAGCTTGCTTTGTCTGGAACTGTTTCTCGAAGAGGAGGTTTGA